One region of Osmia lignaria lignaria isolate PbOS001 chromosome 7, iyOsmLign1, whole genome shotgun sequence genomic DNA includes:
- the Adk2 gene encoding adenosine kinase 2 isoform X1, producing MVWIKTSMRILYSKVIVDQAELCRRLASPGRSGQADKHAQRCKITSVSRRCSGEARMHAHPNLRVLKSALRRYVCKYSNTNPDNGDAAAYLRLSASFSYLMNGVCYIFLYSVKAQREGLLLGMGNPLLDISATVDDDFLKKYQLNSNDAILAQEKHKPMYDELIEQYKADFIAGGSVQNTMRVAQWFLEKPRVATYMGCVGVDKYSKILEEKARADGLNVRYQYTNKESTGTCAVLITGSERSLCANLAAANCFSLSHIEEPENKKFVEAAEYIYVSGFFLTVSPETIQAVAQHAYERNKMFMMNLSAPFLCEFYKEPMLAALPYVDILFGNEIEADTFAKVNDFQTTDRKEIALKLSEMRKMNEKRKRIVVITQGADNILVAKDNKLLEFPAIKLPKEKVVDTNGAGDAFVGGFLAQLIQGKDIEVCVKCGIWAATQIVQRSGCTYEGKPTFAL from the exons ATGGTTTGGATCAAGACATCAATGCGTATCCTGTATAGCAAGGTAATTGTCGACCAGGCAGAACTTTGTCGACGCTTGGCGTCTCCTGGTAGATCCGGCCAAGCAGATAAACACGCGCAGAGATGTAAAATCACCTCGGTATCAAG GAGATGCAGCGGTGAAGCGCGCATGCACGCGCACCCGAACCTACGCGTACTGAAATCAGCTTTACGAAGATACGTATGCAAATACAGTAATACAAATCCAGACAATGGTGATGCTGCGGCATACCTACGCCTCAGCGCTTCTTTCTCCTACCTAATGAACGGGGTTTGTTATATTTTTCTCTACAGTGTGAAAGCACAAAG AGAAGGTCTACTGCTAGGCATGGGTAATCCCCTTCTTGATATTTCAGCAACTGTAGATGAcgattttttgaaaaagtaCCAGTTAAATTCTAACGATGCTATTCTTGCTCAAGAGAAACACAAACCCATGTACGATGAATTAATCGAACAATACAAGGCAGACTTTATCGCCGGAGGTTCTGTACAAAATACTATGAGAGTAGCACAA TGGTTTCTGGAAAAACCAAGAGTTGCCACTTACATGGGGTGCGTCGGAgtagataaatattcaaaaattttagaGGAGAAAGCAAGAGCGGATGGCTTGAACGTTCGCTATCAATATACGAATAAAGAATCTACTGGTACCTGTGCAGTTCTTATTACTGGAAGCGAACGATCTTTGTGCGCCAATTTGGCTGCTGCCAATTGCTTTTCGCTTTCGCACATAGAAGAAcctgaaaataaaaagtttgTAGAAGCGGCCGAGTATATTTATGTTTCA GGCTTCTTCTTAACCGTAAGTCCAGAAACGATCCAAGCAGTTGCTCAACATGCTtacgaaagaaataaaatgtttatgaTGAATCTTAGCGCACCTTTTTTGTGTGAATTTTATAAGGAGCCAATGCTAGCGGCTCTTCCTTACGTCGATATTTTATTTGGTAACGAGATAGAAGCGGACACGTTTGCAAAAGTAAACGATTTTCAAACAACGGATAGAAAAGAAATTGCATTGAAACTGTCGGAAATGAGAAAAATGaacgagaagaggaaaagaatTGTAGTGATAACGCAAGGTGCCGACAATATATTAGTAGCCAAAGATAACAAACTACTGGAATTTCCTGCTATTAAACTACCAAAAGAGAAAGTTGTAGACACAAATGGAGCAGGGGATGCTTTTGTTGGAG GTTTCTTGGCTCAACTTATACAAGGGAAAGACATTGAAGTTTGCGTTAAATGTGGTATTTGGGCTGCAACGCAAATTGTACAAAGATCTGGATGTACTTACGAAGGAAAACCTACCTTTGCTCTTTGA
- the Adk2 gene encoding adenosine kinase 2 isoform X2 — MAVDLREGLLLGMGNPLLDISATVDDDFLKKYQLNSNDAILAQEKHKPMYDELIEQYKADFIAGGSVQNTMRVAQWFLEKPRVATYMGCVGVDKYSKILEEKARADGLNVRYQYTNKESTGTCAVLITGSERSLCANLAAANCFSLSHIEEPENKKFVEAAEYIYVSGFFLTVSPETIQAVAQHAYERNKMFMMNLSAPFLCEFYKEPMLAALPYVDILFGNEIEADTFAKVNDFQTTDRKEIALKLSEMRKMNEKRKRIVVITQGADNILVAKDNKLLEFPAIKLPKEKVVDTNGAGDAFVGGFLAQLIQGKDIEVCVKCGIWAATQIVQRSGCTYEGKPTFAL; from the exons ATGGCTGTGGATTTACG AGAAGGTCTACTGCTAGGCATGGGTAATCCCCTTCTTGATATTTCAGCAACTGTAGATGAcgattttttgaaaaagtaCCAGTTAAATTCTAACGATGCTATTCTTGCTCAAGAGAAACACAAACCCATGTACGATGAATTAATCGAACAATACAAGGCAGACTTTATCGCCGGAGGTTCTGTACAAAATACTATGAGAGTAGCACAA TGGTTTCTGGAAAAACCAAGAGTTGCCACTTACATGGGGTGCGTCGGAgtagataaatattcaaaaattttagaGGAGAAAGCAAGAGCGGATGGCTTGAACGTTCGCTATCAATATACGAATAAAGAATCTACTGGTACCTGTGCAGTTCTTATTACTGGAAGCGAACGATCTTTGTGCGCCAATTTGGCTGCTGCCAATTGCTTTTCGCTTTCGCACATAGAAGAAcctgaaaataaaaagtttgTAGAAGCGGCCGAGTATATTTATGTTTCA GGCTTCTTCTTAACCGTAAGTCCAGAAACGATCCAAGCAGTTGCTCAACATGCTtacgaaagaaataaaatgtttatgaTGAATCTTAGCGCACCTTTTTTGTGTGAATTTTATAAGGAGCCAATGCTAGCGGCTCTTCCTTACGTCGATATTTTATTTGGTAACGAGATAGAAGCGGACACGTTTGCAAAAGTAAACGATTTTCAAACAACGGATAGAAAAGAAATTGCATTGAAACTGTCGGAAATGAGAAAAATGaacgagaagaggaaaagaatTGTAGTGATAACGCAAGGTGCCGACAATATATTAGTAGCCAAAGATAACAAACTACTGGAATTTCCTGCTATTAAACTACCAAAAGAGAAAGTTGTAGACACAAATGGAGCAGGGGATGCTTTTGTTGGAG GTTTCTTGGCTCAACTTATACAAGGGAAAGACATTGAAGTTTGCGTTAAATGTGGTATTTGGGCTGCAACGCAAATTGTACAAAGATCTGGATGTACTTACGAAGGAAAACCTACCTTTGCTCTTTGA